From the genome of Streptomyces sp. V1I1, one region includes:
- a CDS encoding LCP family protein, whose product MEKATGLRIDHYLETDFTGFTDTVDRLGGAKVCTDKPLQDLGSGLNLTAGTHQLDGIGALRYVRARHVSPPGDLGRMRRQQRLLIEMLSRLRTEKAFADPAAAARTALRLRASVRTDPDTSLVDLMELGSHLHRLEADRTEFATVPISDFDHRVPQWGSTLIWDKDRSAALWAALRADRPIVGDSRIRPSMDVPVEIPPAWLNLRVTDQEVASALRANGFVVEYVPRKPDEPRPKGPTTITYDPVWARHATTIAAALPGASLHAVAGHGQVFDVAVGSEAGAVVKVVHDRSSVEGAPVHGDELRCATPSDAPAG is encoded by the coding sequence GTGGAGAAAGCGACCGGACTGCGCATCGATCACTATCTCGAGACGGACTTCACCGGCTTCACGGACACCGTGGACCGCCTCGGCGGAGCGAAGGTGTGTACGGACAAGCCCCTGCAAGACCTGGGTTCCGGGCTGAACCTGACTGCGGGGACACACCAGCTGGACGGTATCGGCGCCCTGCGTTACGTCCGCGCCCGGCACGTCTCACCACCCGGTGACCTGGGCCGGATGCGCCGTCAACAGCGTCTGCTCATCGAGATGCTGTCCCGGCTGAGAACTGAGAAAGCCTTCGCCGACCCGGCCGCCGCGGCCCGCACGGCCCTCAGGCTGCGCGCCTCCGTGCGCACGGACCCGGACACCAGCCTCGTGGACCTGATGGAACTGGGCTCGCACTTGCATCGGCTGGAAGCGGACCGGACGGAGTTCGCGACCGTGCCCATCTCGGATTTCGATCACCGCGTACCGCAGTGGGGCTCCACACTGATCTGGGACAAGGACCGCTCCGCCGCCCTGTGGGCCGCCCTTCGTGCGGACCGGCCGATCGTCGGTGACTCCCGGATCCGGCCCAGCATGGACGTCCCGGTCGAGATTCCGCCGGCCTGGCTGAACCTTCGGGTCACGGATCAGGAGGTCGCGAGCGCGCTGCGGGCGAACGGCTTCGTCGTGGAGTACGTCCCGCGCAAGCCCGACGAGCCACGCCCAAAGGGCCCGACCACCATCACCTACGACCCGGTCTGGGCTCGCCACGCGACCACGATCGCAGCAGCGCTTCCCGGCGCAAGCCTGCACGCCGTCGCCGGGCACGGCCAGGTCTTCGACGTCGCGGTCGGGTCCGAGGCAGGCGCCGTCGTCAAGGTCGTCCACGACCGAAGCAGCGTGGAGGGGGCGCCTGTCCACGGCGACGAGCTGCGGTGCGCGACACCGTCGGACGCGCCTGCCGGGTGA
- a CDS encoding phosphocholine-specific phospholipase C, whose protein sequence is MSELNRRRFLQIAGATAGFAALSSSIDRAAAIPASRRSGTIKDVEHIVVLMQENRSFDHYFGALKGVRGFGDPRPVTLASGKSVWHQPDGGKDVLPYHPDAEDLGMQFIAGLNHDWAGGHKAFNQGKYDQWIPAKTAGTMAYLTREDIPFHYALADAFTVCDAYHCSFIGATDPNRYYMWSGHTGNDGQGRGPVLGNEEAGYDWTTYPERLQQAGVSWKIYQDIGDGLDAAGHWGWIEDAYRGNYGDNSLLYFDKYRNAKPGDPLYDKARTGTNAKAGDGFFDILKADVKAGKLPQISWIAAPEAFSEHPNFPANYGAWYISQVLDALTSNPEVWSKTALFITYDENDGYFDHVVPPYPPSSAAQGLSTVDTALDYFGGNSNYAAGTYGLGQRVPMLVVSPWSTGGFVCSEVFDHTSIVRFMENRFGVGEPNISPWRRAICGDLTSAFDFGLKNTTPAALPDTDGYEPPDNERHPSYVPKPPANPVLPKQERGSRPARPLRYAPLVDGAGTPSTGRFTLTFSGGTTAGAHFLVTSANRTDGPWTYTAAAGKSLSDTWNTAYSKGVYDLSVYGPNGFLRTFKGPGTTAGPEVTARHMASSGRVELTMTNGGSTDCHLTLTNAYGGQKQTFTVRAGGRVVHTVDLCGSKRWYDLSMVSDTNRTFLRRFAGHVENGQPGVSDPAIITG, encoded by the coding sequence ATGTCTGAACTCAATCGGCGCCGGTTCCTTCAGATCGCAGGCGCGACCGCGGGATTCGCGGCCCTGTCGAGCAGCATCGACCGCGCCGCCGCCATCCCCGCCAGTCGCCGCTCCGGCACCATCAAGGACGTCGAGCACATCGTCGTGCTGATGCAGGAGAACCGCTCCTTCGACCACTACTTCGGCGCGCTGAAGGGCGTACGCGGATTCGGCGACCCGCGCCCGGTGACTCTGGCCAGTGGGAAGTCGGTCTGGCACCAGCCGGACGGCGGCAAGGACGTGCTGCCCTACCACCCGGACGCCGAGGACCTCGGCATGCAGTTCATCGCGGGCCTCAACCACGACTGGGCCGGCGGCCACAAGGCCTTCAATCAGGGCAAGTACGACCAGTGGATTCCCGCCAAGACCGCGGGGACGATGGCATACCTGACCCGCGAGGACATTCCGTTCCATTACGCGCTCGCCGACGCGTTCACCGTGTGCGACGCCTACCACTGCTCGTTCATCGGAGCGACCGACCCCAACCGCTACTACATGTGGTCGGGCCACACGGGCAACGACGGCCAGGGCCGCGGGCCAGTCCTCGGCAACGAGGAGGCCGGGTACGACTGGACGACCTACCCCGAGCGCCTTCAGCAGGCGGGGGTCTCCTGGAAGATCTACCAGGACATCGGCGACGGTCTGGACGCGGCAGGGCACTGGGGCTGGATCGAGGACGCGTACCGCGGCAACTACGGCGACAACTCGCTGCTCTACTTCGACAAGTACCGCAACGCCAAGCCGGGCGATCCGCTCTACGACAAGGCACGCACCGGGACCAACGCGAAGGCCGGCGACGGCTTCTTCGACATCCTCAAGGCCGATGTGAAGGCGGGGAAGCTGCCGCAGATCTCCTGGATCGCCGCCCCCGAGGCCTTCTCCGAGCACCCCAACTTCCCCGCGAACTACGGCGCCTGGTACATCTCCCAGGTGCTGGACGCGCTCACGTCCAACCCGGAGGTGTGGAGCAAGACCGCGCTCTTCATCACCTACGACGAAAACGACGGCTACTTCGACCACGTCGTTCCGCCGTATCCGCCGTCCTCAGCCGCCCAGGGCCTGTCCACCGTGGACACCGCGCTCGACTACTTCGGCGGCAACAGCAACTACGCCGCCGGAACATACGGTCTGGGGCAGCGCGTGCCCATGCTCGTCGTCTCCCCCTGGAGCACCGGCGGCTTCGTCTGCTCGGAGGTCTTCGACCACACCTCGATCGTCCGGTTCATGGAGAACCGCTTCGGCGTGGGCGAGCCGAACATCTCGCCGTGGCGGCGCGCCATCTGCGGCGACCTGACATCCGCCTTCGACTTCGGCCTCAAGAACACCACCCCGGCCGCGCTCCCGGACACCGACGGGTACGAGCCGCCGGACAACGAGCGGCACCCCAGCTATGTGCCCAAGCCCCCGGCCAACCCCGTGCTGCCCAAGCAGGAGAGGGGGTCGCGGCCGGCCCGCCCGCTGCGTTACGCACCCCTGGTGGACGGGGCCGGGACGCCCTCGACCGGGCGCTTCACGCTCACCTTCAGCGGTGGCACGACCGCGGGAGCGCACTTCCTGGTCACGTCGGCGAACCGTACGGACGGGCCGTGGACGTACACCGCCGCAGCCGGCAAGAGCCTCTCCGATACCTGGAACACGGCCTACTCCAAGGGCGTGTACGACCTGTCGGTATACGGCCCGAACGGCTTCCTGCGCACCTTCAAGGGCCCGGGCACGACCGCGGGCCCCGAGGTGACAGCCCGCCACATGGCTTCGAGCGGCCGCGTCGAGCTGACCATGACGAATGGAGGCAGCACCGACTGTCACCTCACGCTGACGAATGCGTACGGCGGGCAGAAGCAGACGTTCACGGTGCGCGCGGGCGGACGCGTCGTGCACACGGTGGATCTGTGCGGCAGCAAGCGCTGGTACGACCTGAGCATGGTGTCCGACACGAACAGGACATTCCTGCGCCGGTTCGCCGGGCATGTCGAGAACGGTCAGCCCGGTGTGAGCGACCCGGCGATCATCACCGGCTGA
- a CDS encoding DUF6458 family protein, producing the protein MGLGGCIILIAVGAILTFATDWQVKGANLDVIGLILMAVGIIGVATFTSIAKRRRVIMPPSTPLVDEERDRRRYE; encoded by the coding sequence ATGGGCTTGGGAGGATGCATCATCCTGATCGCGGTCGGGGCGATCCTCACATTCGCCACCGACTGGCAGGTGAAGGGCGCCAACCTCGACGTCATCGGTCTGATCCTGATGGCCGTGGGCATCATCGGCGTCGCCACCTTCACCAGCATCGCCAAGCGCAGGCGCGTGATCATGCCGCCGTCGACCCCGCTGGTCGACGAAGAGCGGGACCGCCGCCGCTACGAGTGA
- a CDS encoding NAD(P)/FAD-dependent oxidoreductase, with product MSRSRVVVVGAGFAGFHAARTLSRTVRDEAEVVLLNPTDYFLYLPLLPQVAAGILEPRRVTVSLPDTLPRVRLVLGEAGTVDLDERRVHYTDPEGAPGELGYDRLVLAVGSVNKLLPIPGIAEHAHGFRGIPEALYLRDHITRQIELAATGAPAEARAARRTFVVVGAGYTGTEVAAQGQLFTDALARKQRGTGKGKGPCPRPRWVLLDVADRILPGLDPRLSSAADRVLRRRGVDVRTGTSVKEATRDGVLLDDGEFIDTRTMVWCVGVRPDPLVSEVGLAVERGRLLVDPKLTVPGHPEVFACGDAAAVPDLTTPGDYTPMTAQHASRQGKVAGLNVAASLGRGEQRNYEHHDLGFAVDLGGVQAAANPLGVPLSGPLAGAVTRGYHLAAMPGNRVRVAADWLLDALLPRQAVQLGLVRSWSVPLDTASPELARVPGGPDKEE from the coding sequence GTGAGTCGTTCGCGTGTCGTTGTCGTCGGAGCCGGATTCGCCGGTTTCCATGCCGCCCGTACGCTCTCCCGGACAGTCCGGGACGAAGCCGAGGTCGTGCTGCTCAACCCCACCGACTACTTCCTGTATCTGCCACTGCTGCCTCAGGTTGCGGCGGGCATCCTGGAACCCCGCCGGGTGACCGTCTCGCTCCCCGACACCCTGCCGCGAGTACGCCTGGTGCTCGGCGAGGCCGGAACGGTCGACCTGGACGAACGTCGTGTGCACTACACAGACCCGGAGGGCGCTCCCGGTGAGCTGGGGTACGACCGCCTCGTCCTCGCCGTCGGCAGCGTCAACAAATTGCTTCCCATACCCGGCATCGCCGAGCACGCGCACGGCTTCCGCGGGATCCCCGAAGCGCTCTATCTGCGTGACCACATCACCCGCCAGATAGAACTGGCAGCCACCGGCGCCCCCGCCGAGGCCCGTGCCGCCCGCCGCACCTTCGTGGTCGTCGGCGCGGGCTACACCGGCACCGAAGTCGCCGCCCAGGGCCAGCTGTTCACCGACGCCCTGGCCCGCAAGCAGCGAGGCACGGGTAAGGGCAAGGGCCCGTGCCCGCGCCCGCGCTGGGTGCTGCTGGACGTCGCCGACCGCATCCTGCCGGGGCTCGACCCCAGGCTGTCATCGGCAGCCGACCGGGTGCTGCGCAGGCGCGGCGTCGACGTGCGGACCGGGACCTCGGTCAAGGAGGCGACCCGCGACGGGGTCCTGCTGGACGACGGAGAGTTCATCGACACCAGGACGATGGTCTGGTGCGTGGGCGTACGTCCGGACCCGCTGGTCTCCGAAGTCGGACTGGCCGTGGAACGCGGCCGGCTCCTCGTCGACCCCAAGCTGACCGTGCCCGGTCACCCCGAGGTCTTCGCCTGCGGTGACGCGGCCGCCGTGCCAGACCTGACCACGCCGGGGGACTACACCCCGATGACCGCTCAGCACGCCTCACGCCAGGGCAAGGTGGCCGGACTCAACGTCGCCGCCTCCCTCGGCCGCGGCGAGCAGCGCAATTACGAACACCACGATCTGGGTTTCGCAGTCGATCTCGGCGGGGTGCAGGCCGCCGCGAACCCCCTGGGCGTTCCGCTGTCCGGGCCGCTCGCGGGAGCCGTGACCCGTGGCTACCACCTGGCCGCCATGCCGGGAAACCGGGTGCGCGTCGCCGCCGACTGGCTGCTGGACGCCCTGCTGCCGCGCCAGGCCGTCCAGTTGGGTCTCGTCCGCTCCTGGTCGGTCCCGCTCGACACAGCCTCGCCCGAACTGGCCCGCGTGCCGGGCGGGCCCGACAAGGAGGAGTGA
- a CDS encoding transketolase — protein sequence MRNDQLAELGQQLRVDAIRAADAAGSGHPTSSMSAADLAAVLLANHLRYDFDRPDHPGNDRLIFSKGHASPLLYALYRMAGAIDDEELLTFRRLDSRLEGHPTPRLPWVDVATGSLGQGLPVGVGMALAGKRLDQIPYRVWVLAGDSEMAEGSVWEAVEHAAYEHLDNLTLIIDVNRLGQRGPTRHGWDLEAYARRLGAFGWHTIEIDGHDVGAVDAALAEAGATIGQPSAIIARTRKGRGVADVEDREGLHGKPLPDADAAIEELGGPRFIRVDVRKPPAARVLHTTLGGPLSLPTFDVGDSVATRTAYGKALAALGSARGDVVALDGEVGDSTRTEYFAKAHPSRYFECYIAEQELVAAAVGLHARGYVPYASTFAAFLTRAHDFIRMAAVSRSAINLVGSHAGAAIGQDGPSQMGLEDLAMFRAVHGSTVLYPCDANQTARLVAAMAELPGVSYLRTSRGDTPVIYGPDEEFPVGGSRVLRSSDRDRVTVVAAGVTVHEAVRAAELLGQEDIDVRIVDLYSVKPVDAVTLQEAADATGCLLTVEDHRPEGGIGDAVAEAFTDGRPMPRLVRLGVRNMPGSATPEEQLHMAGIDAPSIAAGVRLLVEQAVVR from the coding sequence ATGCGAAACGACCAACTGGCGGAACTGGGACAGCAGTTGCGAGTGGACGCGATTCGCGCCGCCGACGCGGCGGGCTCCGGGCATCCGACGTCCTCCATGTCGGCCGCGGACCTGGCCGCCGTACTGCTGGCCAACCATTTGCGCTACGACTTCGACCGGCCCGACCATCCGGGCAACGACCGGCTGATCTTCTCCAAGGGGCATGCCTCGCCGCTCCTGTACGCCCTTTACCGGATGGCCGGCGCCATCGACGACGAGGAACTCCTGACCTTCCGCCGCCTCGACAGCCGCCTCGAAGGGCATCCGACTCCGCGACTGCCGTGGGTGGACGTGGCCACCGGATCACTTGGCCAGGGGCTGCCCGTCGGTGTGGGCATGGCACTGGCGGGCAAGCGGCTCGACCAGATTCCCTACCGGGTGTGGGTGCTGGCGGGCGACAGCGAGATGGCCGAGGGCTCCGTCTGGGAGGCCGTGGAGCACGCGGCGTACGAACATCTCGACAATCTGACCCTGATCATCGACGTCAACAGGCTCGGCCAGCGCGGGCCCACCCGACATGGGTGGGACCTGGAGGCATACGCCCGCCGGCTGGGCGCGTTCGGCTGGCACACCATCGAGATCGACGGGCATGACGTCGGCGCCGTGGACGCCGCGCTCGCGGAGGCCGGCGCCACGATCGGACAGCCCAGCGCGATCATCGCCCGCACCCGCAAGGGGCGCGGGGTCGCCGACGTCGAGGACCGGGAAGGCCTGCACGGCAAGCCACTGCCCGACGCGGATGCGGCCATCGAGGAGCTGGGCGGGCCGCGGTTCATCCGGGTCGACGTCCGCAAGCCCCCCGCGGCACGGGTTTTGCACACCACTCTCGGCGGGCCACTCTCCCTGCCGACGTTCGATGTCGGCGACTCGGTCGCCACCCGTACCGCGTACGGCAAGGCCCTCGCCGCGCTGGGCTCGGCGCGGGGCGACGTCGTGGCCCTCGACGGGGAGGTCGGCGACTCGACACGCACCGAGTACTTCGCCAAGGCCCACCCGAGCCGCTACTTCGAGTGCTACATCGCCGAACAGGAACTGGTCGCGGCAGCAGTGGGGCTGCACGCCCGCGGCTACGTCCCGTACGCATCGACCTTCGCGGCATTCCTGACGCGCGCCCACGACTTCATACGGATGGCAGCCGTCAGCCGCTCCGCGATCAATCTCGTCGGCTCGCACGCGGGCGCCGCGATCGGCCAGGACGGCCCCTCGCAGATGGGACTCGAGGATCTGGCGATGTTCCGCGCGGTGCACGGCAGCACCGTGCTCTATCCGTGCGACGCGAACCAGACGGCCCGGCTGGTCGCGGCCATGGCCGAGCTGCCGGGTGTGAGCTATCTGCGCACCAGCAGGGGCGACACGCCGGTCATCTACGGTCCGGACGAGGAGTTCCCGGTGGGCGGCTCCAGGGTGCTGCGGTCCTCGGACCGGGACCGGGTGACGGTCGTCGCCGCGGGAGTGACCGTCCATGAGGCGGTACGGGCAGCCGAACTGCTCGGGCAGGAAGACATCGACGTGCGCATCGTCGACCTCTATTCGGTCAAGCCGGTGGACGCGGTGACGCTCCAGGAGGCGGCGGATGCGACGGGGTGCCTGCTGACGGTGGAAGACCACCGTCCGGAAGGCGGCATCGGGGACGCGGTGGCGGAAGCTTTCACGGACGGCCGCCCGATGCCCCGTCTGGTGCGGCTGGGCGTGCGGAACATGCCGGGGTCGGCCACGCCGGAGGAGCAGCTGCACATGGCCGGGATCGACGCCCCGTCGATCGCGGCGGGAGTGCGGCTGCTGGTGGAACAAGCGGTGGTGCGCTGA
- a CDS encoding hydrophobic protein — MVPILLVLLLALILFGAGFAVKVLWWIALIVLAIWLLGFLMRSTTSTGTRSRWYRW, encoded by the coding sequence ATGGTTCCCATCCTGCTCGTTCTGCTTCTGGCACTCATTCTCTTCGGAGCCGGATTCGCCGTAAAGGTGCTCTGGTGGATTGCACTCATTGTGCTTGCCATCTGGCTCCTGGGATTCCTGATGCGGAGCACCACGTCGACAGGCACGAGGTCCCGCTGGTACCGGTGGTAG
- a CDS encoding DUF6328 family protein, translated as MGKADEERDRGRDETPEERADRRWTELLQELRVAQTGVQILFGFLLTVVFQPRFASLSDTNQTIYTVTVLLGAATTGALIGPVSFHRLLTGQQLKPQTVIWASRLTVVGLFLLLCTMASALLLILRVVVDDTLAIWLVVGMVVWFVLCWLVLPVWARATHRTDS; from the coding sequence ATGGGGAAAGCTGACGAAGAGCGTGATCGTGGTCGGGACGAAACACCGGAGGAAAGGGCGGACCGGCGCTGGACCGAACTCCTTCAGGAATTGCGGGTCGCCCAGACCGGTGTGCAGATCCTCTTCGGTTTTCTGCTCACCGTGGTCTTCCAGCCGCGCTTCGCCTCTCTCTCCGACACCAACCAGACGATCTATACGGTCACGGTGCTGCTGGGGGCGGCCACGACCGGCGCTCTGATCGGCCCGGTGTCCTTCCACAGGCTTCTCACCGGCCAGCAGCTGAAGCCCCAGACGGTCATCTGGGCCTCTCGCCTCACGGTGGTCGGGCTGTTCCTCCTGCTGTGCACGATGGCGTCGGCCCTGCTCCTCATCCTGCGCGTGGTCGTCGACGACACTCTGGCCATCTGGCTGGTGGTGGGGATGGTCGTGTGGTTCGTCCTGTGCTGGCTGGTGCTTCCGGTGTGGGCCCGCGCCACTCATCGGACCGACAGCTGA
- a CDS encoding LAETG motif-containing sortase-dependent surface protein: MTAIKRSWRRSGALVAVATAGVFGVGLAAGPAQAHTPVWSVTCTEVQIDLTRYNSQADNTVTVTVDGKDLLPTETFKAEFHKKLELPKHSSELSVRLVVKAGDGDNFSRDETKKAPVCEDSTPTPPATPTPPATPTPPATPTPSATPTPSDTPTTATPTPSSSTSSAEVPPSAKPSSPSGDLAETGSSSSTPLIAGAAAAIIVAGGGVMWAARKRRSAQH, translated from the coding sequence ATGACAGCAATCAAGAGATCGTGGCGCCGTTCGGGGGCCCTGGTAGCGGTGGCGACGGCCGGCGTCTTCGGCGTCGGCCTGGCCGCCGGCCCGGCGCAGGCGCACACCCCGGTGTGGTCGGTGACCTGCACCGAGGTCCAGATAGACCTGACCCGCTACAACTCCCAGGCCGACAACACCGTGACCGTCACCGTGGACGGCAAGGACCTGCTGCCCACCGAGACGTTCAAGGCGGAGTTCCACAAGAAGCTCGAGCTGCCCAAGCACAGCAGCGAGCTCTCCGTCCGCCTGGTGGTGAAGGCCGGCGACGGCGACAACTTCTCGCGCGACGAGACCAAGAAGGCGCCGGTCTGCGAGGACAGCACCCCGACTCCGCCGGCCACCCCGACTCCGCCGGCCACCCCGACTCCGCCGGCCACCCCGACCCCGTCGGCCACGCCGACTCCCTCGGACACGCCCACCACGGCCACTCCCACGCCGAGCAGTTCCACCAGCTCCGCCGAGGTGCCGCCGTCGGCCAAGCCGAGCTCCCCCTCGGGTGACCTGGCCGAGACGGGTTCCTCCAGCTCAACTCCGCTGATCGCCGGCGCTGCCGCCGCGATCATCGTCGCGGGTGGCGGCGTCATGTGGGCCGCGCGCAAGCGGCGTAGCGCCCAGCACTGA
- a CDS encoding TauD/TfdA family dioxygenase, translating to MTSTGFDIRRIGGRIGAEILGVDISTDLDPAVVTEINAALVEHKALFFRDQQLDDDAQLRFASLFGELTTAHPTVPSVEGQPHILPVDGDEGIRANQWHTDVTFLRTPPKASTLRSLVLPPYGGNTLIANSAAAYRDLPEALRELADRLWAVHTNAYDYAEPKTEKAAEHRRQFVSRKYRTEHPVVRVHPESGERGLFVGGFAQSLVGLSQSESRDILRILQSYVTRPENVVRWTWAPGDLVLFDNRSTQHYAPDDYGDFARLLHRVTVAGDVPVGVDGGLSRVVEGDEAAHYTPAAA from the coding sequence ATGACCAGCACCGGTTTCGACATTCGCCGGATCGGCGGCCGTATCGGCGCCGAGATCCTCGGCGTCGACATCTCCACCGACCTCGACCCCGCCGTCGTCACCGAGATCAACGCGGCGCTCGTCGAGCACAAGGCGCTCTTCTTCCGCGACCAACAGCTCGACGACGACGCTCAGCTACGGTTCGCCTCGCTGTTCGGCGAGCTCACCACCGCGCACCCCACAGTGCCGTCCGTCGAGGGCCAGCCGCACATCCTGCCGGTCGACGGCGACGAGGGCATCCGCGCCAACCAGTGGCACACCGACGTCACGTTCCTGCGCACCCCGCCCAAGGCGTCCACGCTGCGCAGCCTCGTGTTGCCGCCGTACGGCGGCAACACCCTGATCGCCAACTCGGCGGCCGCCTACCGGGATCTGCCCGAGGCGCTGCGCGAGCTGGCCGACCGGCTGTGGGCCGTCCACACCAACGCGTACGACTATGCAGAGCCGAAGACCGAGAAGGCCGCCGAGCACCGCAGGCAGTTCGTCTCGAGGAAGTACCGCACCGAACACCCGGTGGTGCGCGTCCACCCCGAGTCGGGCGAGCGCGGCCTGTTCGTCGGTGGCTTCGCGCAGTCTCTGGTGGGCCTGTCCCAGTCCGAGTCCCGTGACATCCTGCGGATCCTCCAGTCGTACGTGACCCGCCCGGAGAACGTCGTCCGCTGGACCTGGGCGCCGGGCGACCTGGTCCTCTTCGACAACCGCAGCACGCAGCACTACGCGCCCGACGACTACGGCGATTTTGCGCGTCTGCTGCACCGGGTGACGGTCGCGGGCGATGTCCCTGTCGGCGTCGACGGTGGGCTCAGCCGGGTCGTCGAGGGCGACGAGGCGGCGCACTACACGCCGGCCGCGGCCTGA
- a CDS encoding LLM class flavin-dependent oxidoreductase — protein MPADIPRQFHLNAFLMNAGHHDAAWRHPRTQPERITDLSYFQELARTAERGRLDSLFLADGVALWGNARYNAVGGFEPLTLLSALAVATEHIGLIATVSTTFNEPFHVARKFASLDHISGGRAGWNIVTSGNVAEARNFGLEEHLEHALRYERAAEFLDVTKKLWDSWLDDSPVIDRERGVYSEEGAVRAIEHRGTHFRVDGPLNVQRSPQGHPLLVQAGSSEDGKEFAARYAEAVFTAQQTLADGQTFYKDLKSRLAKYGRTPEQLKILPGICPIIGGTEAEALALEDELTGLQVPEYGLQQLSGMLGTDLSGLPLDGPLPELPEEQDINGNKSRFTLVADLARREQLTIRQLIARLGGGRGHRVFAGTPEQIADQLEQWFTEGAADGFNIMPPYLPGGLDDFVDQVVPLLQDRGLFRTEYGGRTLRDHYGLERPAGRPGPAH, from the coding sequence ATGCCCGCCGACATCCCACGCCAGTTCCATCTCAACGCGTTCCTGATGAACGCCGGTCATCACGATGCCGCCTGGCGCCATCCGCGCACCCAGCCCGAGCGGATCACCGATCTCTCGTACTTCCAGGAGCTGGCCCGTACCGCCGAACGCGGCAGGCTCGACTCGCTGTTCCTCGCGGACGGCGTCGCGCTGTGGGGCAACGCCCGCTACAACGCGGTCGGCGGGTTCGAGCCGCTGACACTGCTGTCCGCGCTGGCTGTCGCCACCGAGCACATCGGGCTGATCGCGACCGTCTCGACCACCTTCAACGAACCCTTCCATGTGGCGCGCAAGTTCGCCTCGCTGGACCACATCAGCGGCGGCCGGGCCGGCTGGAACATCGTCACCTCCGGAAATGTCGCCGAGGCCAGGAACTTCGGCCTCGAAGAGCATCTGGAGCACGCTCTGCGCTACGAGCGCGCCGCCGAGTTCCTCGACGTGACCAAGAAGCTGTGGGACAGCTGGCTGGACGACTCGCCGGTGATCGACCGCGAGCGCGGCGTCTACTCGGAGGAGGGCGCCGTACGGGCGATCGAGCACCGCGGCACCCACTTCCGGGTCGACGGGCCGCTCAACGTACAGCGCTCGCCTCAGGGACATCCTCTGCTGGTGCAGGCCGGGTCGTCGGAGGACGGCAAGGAGTTCGCGGCCCGGTACGCGGAGGCGGTGTTCACCGCCCAGCAGACTCTCGCCGACGGCCAGACCTTCTACAAAGACCTCAAGTCGCGGCTCGCGAAGTACGGCCGCACACCGGAACAGTTGAAGATCCTGCCCGGCATCTGCCCGATCATCGGCGGCACCGAGGCCGAGGCGCTGGCGCTGGAGGACGAGCTCACAGGGCTGCAGGTCCCGGAGTACGGGCTCCAGCAGCTGTCCGGGATGCTCGGCACGGACCTGAGCGGACTGCCGCTGGACGGACCGCTGCCCGAGCTCCCCGAGGAGCAGGACATCAACGGCAACAAGTCCCGCTTCACGCTGGTCGCGGACCTCGCCAGGCGCGAGCAGCTCACCATCCGGCAGCTCATCGCCCGGCTCGGCGGCGGCCGCGGCCACCGGGTCTTCGCCGGTACGCCCGAGCAGATCGCGGACCAGCTGGAGCAGTGGTTCACCGAGGGCGCGGCAGACGGCTTCAACATCATGCCGCCGTATCTGCCCGGCGGACTCGACGACTTCGTCGACCAGGTCGTCCCCCTGCTGCAGGACCGGGGGCTGTTCCGCACCGAGTACGGCGGCCGCACCCTGCGCGACCACTACGGCCTGGAGCGCCCGGCAGGCCGGCCGGGCCCTGCCCACTGA